In Macadamia integrifolia cultivar HAES 741 chromosome 12, SCU_Mint_v3, whole genome shotgun sequence, the following are encoded in one genomic region:
- the LOC122057396 gene encoding putative disease resistance RPP13-like protein 3 isoform X2 — protein MKAEAQGQGGGLSPPVPTKGADPNSMARAIISSIDGFTDIVSRAKSELEKEGKVQTGKESEVQSILHELLAMRRFLEDGEFGKADNEVEVREEQLYSESLEQIYEAEKAIVNYVPKTVRHKRGKTLVKKLACWNHSGAANKKFPEKITLILNSIKDLNHKFKESSSSYSGGNKSFKMSDWIRSSVDFDEAEDEYLSTVVGLRPDMEPLKEWLFGSDRSHHIISILGIQGMGKTRLAWEIYKHCSLGFHFNCYAWVCASAMDNDVEEIWEDIRTQINEFRWHKKYLIVIDDVGDPHVWSRLRHRIMDQDSEDGSRIILTTRDIGIACSADYSHRMKVLSKPESWELFRKKLFITPWRLGGINASGKDTTDHHYPSSIPDLPPELEVLGKKMVEKCGGIPYLIIELANLLSTMNANIVEWLCVLHGTDTHLSQEHHPWFNLSSSVVDILPFHVKQFLDLFPTATPIPERRLTLSWAAKGDLSHQQQQQQQQQQQQRRSDERRSTLPPATEVFILQQQQQQQRSDERGLTLPLATEGHLLQQQQQQQQQQQRSDERGSTLPLATEGDLSQQQQRQQQQQQQQQQQQQRSDERGSTLPLATEGDLSQQQQQQQQQQQQQQQRSDERGSTLPLAAEGDLLQQQQQQQQRSDEMRSTLSQATEGGLSQQQQSNSRISGEEGASTLCWMQDLLDLNLIQAVKVSSIGIAKAYSIPRDHPLLQILKAGGALRSSDGDGGEVWIHSIADHCGKEDIHSRRIHSSGISLEELQPYRTLCSFWCFNYPGGYKPGQELGSFLKRCINTYQLWFLRVLDLEGVYKPSLPESIGELINLQYLGLRWTYLDTLPSSVENLHNLLTLDTKHTDIGDYPTIKKMTKLQHLYLNERHRSELVTQLSSLGNLQTLSGVIVDELSQVKDGLDKLKKLRKLRMTCRKTLQKDDMAEWIGGLENLGTLKLTSKDQEPETLSVLLQKLKNVQLTRMYLRGRLEEFGYHIHFGWNLAALTFSLTELKIDPMPILELLPKLQVVCLLSKSYIGVRMKCSSEMFKELRVLKIWKLEKLEDWIVEDGAMAKLAQLEIRSCQKLKMLPVLPKALVELKLTDMPKEFTSKVTREDSQKVAQVSSVIIEDMSPSFNTLVELYTGRNSVFNQGQLEKLIDSERFKVMNLTELTLSETKLQADPMPLLEKLPDLMVLIFSSKSFVGKHMVCSNRGFKKLQKLTIQELEELEKLTVEDGAMPELKELEIRSCKILKVLHEVLENLEKLKSLKFTKMPKEFTENFKADKRVFIQD, from the exons ATGAAGGCGGAGGCGCAGGGGCAGGGTGGAGGTCTGTCCCCACCAGTCCCCACGAAGGGAGCTGATCCAAATTCCATGGCTAGAGCTATTATTTCCTCCATAGATGGATTCACCGACATTGTCAGTCGGGCAAAGTCCGAATTGGAAAAGGAAGGCAAAGTCCAAACTGGAAAAGAAAGCGAAGTCCAGTCGATCCTCCATGAACTTTTGGCTATGCGGAGATTCTTAGAAGATGGAGAGTTTGGAAAGGCTGATAATGAAGTAGAAGTAAGAGAAGAGCAACTATATTCGGAGTCATTGGAGCAAATTTATGAGGCAGAAAAAGCCATAGTGAATTATGTGCCCAAAACAGTACGCCACAAGAGAGGTAAGACATTGGTCAAGAAGCTTGCATGCTGGAACCATTCTGGGGCtgctaataaaaaatttcccgaGAAGATCACTTTGATATTGAATTCGATCAAGGATTTGAACCATAAGTTCAAAGAATCCTCAAGCAGTTATTCTGGAGGAAATAAGTCATTTAAAATGTCAGATTGGATACGgtcttctgttgattttgatgaaGCAGAGGATGAGTATCTTAGTACTGTAGTTGGTTTGAGGCCGGATATGGAGCCTCTGAAAGAATGGTTGTTCGGTAGCGACCGCAGCCACCATATAATCTCAATTCTTGGAATCCAAGGCATGGGAAAGACAAGGCTAGCATGGGAGATTTATAAACACTGTAGTTTGGGTTTCCATTTTAACTGTTACGCCTGGGTTTGTGCATCTGCAATGGACAATGATGTCGAAGAAATTTGGGAGGACATTCGTACACAAATTAATGAATTCAGGTGGCACAAGAAGTATCTCATAGTAATTGATGATGTTGGTGATCCTCACGTTTGGAGTAGACTGAGACACAGGATTATGGACCAAGATTCTGAAGACGGAAGCAGGATTATCCTCACAACTCGGGACATAGGGATTGCTTGTTCTGCTGACTATTCACATCGAATGAAGGTACTAAGTAAACCAGAAAGCTGGGAACTTTTCAGGAAGAAGTTATTCATAACTCCCTGGAGACTCGGAGGCATTAATGCAAGTGGCAAGGACACCACAGATCATCATTATCCGTCTTCCATCCCTGATCTCCCTCCGGAGTTGGAAGTCCTTGGAAAAAAGATGGTGGAAAAATGTGGAGGAATCCCCTATTTGATTATAGAATTAGCAAATCTCTTGTCCACCATGAATGCTAACATTGTGGAATGGTTATGTGTTCTCCACGGCACAGATACACATCTTAGTCAAGAACACCACCCTTGGTTTAATTTGTCATCCTCTGTTGTTGACATCCTACCTTTCCATGTGAAACAGTTCTTGGATCTATTTCCTACGGCAACCCCAATCCCCGAAAGGAGGTTGACTCTTTCATGGGCTGCTAAGGGTGATTTATCCcatcagcagcagcaacaacaacaacaacaacaacaacaacgacgGAGCGATGAAAGGAGGTCAACTCTGCCACCGGCTACAGAAGTTTTTATattgcagcagcaacaacaacaacaacgaagCGATGAAAGGGGGTTGACTCTGCCACTGGCTACAGAAGGTCATTTAttgcagcagcaacagcagcagcaacaacaacagcaacgaAGCGATGAAAGGGGGTCGACTCTACCATTGGCTACAGAGGGTGATTTATCACAGCAGCAGCAGcgacagcaacagcaacaacaacaacaacaacaacaacagcaacgaAGCGATGAAAGGGGGTCGACTCTACCATTGGCTACAGAGGGTGATTTAtcacagcagcagcagcaacaacaacaacagcaacaacaacaacaacaacggaGTGATGAAAGGGGGTCGACTCTGCCACTGGCTGCAGAGGGTGATTtattgcagcagcagcagcagcagcaacagcggAGCGATGAAATGAGGTCGACTCTGTCACAGGCTACAGAGGGTGGTTTATCGCAGCAGCAACAGAGCAATTCTAGAATTTCTGGCGAGGAAGGAGCATCAACTTTGTGTTGGATGCAAGACTTGCTAGATCTCAACTTAATTCAGGCCGTGAAAGTCAGTTCTATTGGGATAGCTAAGGCATACAGCATTCCCCGTGATCATCCCCTGCTTCAGATCTTAAAAGCTGGCGGTGCCCTCAGGTCTTCTGATGGTGACGGTGGTGAGGTCTGGATTCATAGCATTGCTGATCATTGTGGCAAAGAGGACATCCATTCTCGTCGTATTCACAGTAGCGGTATTTCTCTTGAAGAACTACAACCTTACAGAACTCTCTGTTCTTTCTGGTGCTTCAATTATCCAGGAGGATATAAACCCGGGCAAGAATTAGGAagctttcttaagagatgcatCAATACTTACCAATTGTGGTTTCTTAGGGTTCTTGATCTAGAGGGTGTGTATAAACCTAGTCTACCTGAGTCAATAGGAGAGCTAATTAACTTGCAGTACCTTGGGTTAAGATGGACTTACTTGGATACACTGCCCTCATCTGTCGAGAACTTGCACAACCTCCTGACTCTGGACACTAAACATACCGACATTGGTGATTACCCTACGATTAAGAAAATGACAAAGCTGCAACACCTTTACCTGAACGAGAGGCACCGCAGTGAACTCGTTACACAATTGAGTTCCTTGGGTAACCTCCAAACATTGTCGGGAGTAATTGTTGATGAGTTGAGTCAAGTGAAGGATGGTCTAGACAAGTTAAAAAAACTTAGAAAACTGAGAATGACATGCCGGAAAACGCTTCAGAAAGATGATATGGCCGAGTGGATTGGGGGATTGGAAAACCTTGGGACCTTGAAGTTGACATCCAAAGACCAAGAACCGGAGACATTAAGTGTGTTGTTGCAGAAGCTCAAAAACGTGCAACTCACTCGCATGTATTTGCGGGGACGGTTGGAGGAGTTTGGCTACCATATTCATTTTGGGTGGAACCTCGCTGCACTCACCTTTTCTCTGACAGAACTAAAAATAGACCCAATGCCAATACTGGAGTTGCTACCCAAGCTACAGGTAGTTTGTTTGCTCTCGAAATCCTACATCGGTGTTCGTATGAAATGCTCATCGGAAATGTTCAAAGAGCTTCGAGTCCTGAAAATATGGAAACTAGAGAAGCTAGAGGATTGGATTGTGGAGGATGGAGCAATGGCAAAGCTTGCACAGTTAGAGATCAGATCATGCCAAAAGTTGAAGATGCTCCCAGTTTTACCGAAGGCCCTCGTTGAATTGAAATTAACTGACATGCCTAAGGAATTCACCAGTAAGGTTACAAGGGAGGATAGTCAAAAGGTTGCTCAAGTGAGCTCTGTCATCATAGAAGACATGTCACCCTCTTTCAACACATTAGTTGAGCTCTATACTGGACGAAATTCTGTCTTCAATCAG GGACAGTTAGAAAAGTTAATTGACAGTGAAAGATTCAAAGTAATGAACCTCACTGAGCTAACCTTATCTGAGACCAAATTACAAGCAGACCCAATGCCACTGCTAGAGAAGCTTCCCGATTTAATGGTCCTTATCTTCTCATCCAAATCCTTTGTAGGCAAACATATGGTTTGCTCAAACAGAGGGTTCAAGAAACTTCAGAAGCTAACCATTCAGGAGCTAGAGGAACTGGAGAAATTGACTGTGGAGGATGGAGCAATGCCGGAGCTTAAAGAACTGGAAATCAGATCCTGCAAAATCTTGAAGGTGCTCCATGAAGTATTAGAGAACCTTGAGAAATTGAAGTCATTGAAGTTCACTAAAATGCCTAAGGAGTTCACTGAAAATTTTAAAGCTGATAAAAGGGTCTTCATACAAGATTAG
- the LOC122057396 gene encoding disease resistance protein RPP8-like isoform X3 translates to MKAEAQGQGGGLSPPVPTKGADPNSMARAIISSIDGFTDIVSRAKSELEKEGKVQTGKESEVQSILHELLAMRRFLEDGEFGKADNEVEVREEQLYSESLEQIYEAEKAIVNYVPKTVRHKRGKTLVKKLACWNHSGAANKKFPEKITLILNSIKDLNHKFKESSSSYSGGNKSFKMSDWIRSSVDFDEAEDEYLSTVVGLRPDMEPLKEWLFGSDRSHHIISILGIQGMGKTRLAWEIYKHCSLGFHFNCYAWVCASAMDNDVEEIWEDIRTQINEFRWHKKYLIVIDDVGDPHVWSRLRHRIMDQDSEDGSRIILTTRDIGIACSADYSHRMKFLDLFPTATPIPERRLTLSWAAKGDLSHQQQQQQQQQQQQRRSDERRSTLPPATEVFILQQQQQQQRSDERGLTLPLATEGHLLQQQQQQQQQQQRSDERGSTLPLATEGDLSQQQQRQQQQQQQQQQQQQRSDERGSTLPLATEGDLSQQQQQQQQQQQQQQQRSDERGSTLPLAAEGDLLQQQQQQQQRSDEMRSTLSQATEGGLSQQQQSNSRISGEEGASTLCWMQDLLDLNLIQAVKVSSIGIAKAYSIPRDHPLLQILKAGGALRSSDGDGGEVWIHSIADHCGKEDIHSRRIHSSGISLEELQPYRTLCSFWCFNYPGGYKPGQELGSFLKRCINTYQLWFLRVLDLEGVYKPSLPESIGELINLQYLGLRWTYLDTLPSSVENLHNLLTLDTKHTDIGDYPTIKKMTKLQHLYLNERHRSELVTQLSSLGNLQTLSGVIVDELSQVKDGLDKLKKLRKLRMTCRKTLQKDDMAEWIGGLENLGTLKLTSKDQEPETLSVLLQKLKNVQLTRMYLRGRLEEFGYHIHFGWNLAALTFSLTELKIDPMPILELLPKLQVVCLLSKSYIGVRMKCSSEMFKELRVLKIWKLEKLEDWIVEDGAMAKLAQLEIRSCQKLKMLPVLPKALVELKLTDMPKEFTSKVTREDSQKVAQVSSVIIEDMSPSFNTLVELYTGRNSVFNQVHLEKLIDSERFKVMNLTELTLSETKLQADPMPLLEKLPDLMVLIFSSKSFVGKHMVCSNRGFKKLQKLTIQELEELEKLTVEDGAMPELKELEIRSCKILKVLHEVLENLEKLKSLKFTKMPKEFTENFKADKRVFIQD, encoded by the exons ATGAAGGCGGAGGCGCAGGGGCAGGGTGGAGGTCTGTCCCCACCAGTCCCCACGAAGGGAGCTGATCCAAATTCCATGGCTAGAGCTATTATTTCCTCCATAGATGGATTCACCGACATTGTCAGTCGGGCAAAGTCCGAATTGGAAAAGGAAGGCAAAGTCCAAACTGGAAAAGAAAGCGAAGTCCAGTCGATCCTCCATGAACTTTTGGCTATGCGGAGATTCTTAGAAGATGGAGAGTTTGGAAAGGCTGATAATGAAGTAGAAGTAAGAGAAGAGCAACTATATTCGGAGTCATTGGAGCAAATTTATGAGGCAGAAAAAGCCATAGTGAATTATGTGCCCAAAACAGTACGCCACAAGAGAGGTAAGACATTGGTCAAGAAGCTTGCATGCTGGAACCATTCTGGGGCtgctaataaaaaatttcccgaGAAGATCACTTTGATATTGAATTCGATCAAGGATTTGAACCATAAGTTCAAAGAATCCTCAAGCAGTTATTCTGGAGGAAATAAGTCATTTAAAATGTCAGATTGGATACGgtcttctgttgattttgatgaaGCAGAGGATGAGTATCTTAGTACTGTAGTTGGTTTGAGGCCGGATATGGAGCCTCTGAAAGAATGGTTGTTCGGTAGCGACCGCAGCCACCATATAATCTCAATTCTTGGAATCCAAGGCATGGGAAAGACAAGGCTAGCATGGGAGATTTATAAACACTGTAGTTTGGGTTTCCATTTTAACTGTTACGCCTGGGTTTGTGCATCTGCAATGGACAATGATGTCGAAGAAATTTGGGAGGACATTCGTACACAAATTAATGAATTCAGGTGGCACAAGAAGTATCTCATAGTAATTGATGATGTTGGTGATCCTCACGTTTGGAGTAGACTGAGACACAGGATTATGGACCAAGATTCTGAAGACGGAAGCAGGATTATCCTCACAACTCGGGACATAGGGATTGCTTGTTCTGCTGACTATTCACATCGAATGAAG TTCTTGGATCTATTTCCTACGGCAACCCCAATCCCCGAAAGGAGGTTGACTCTTTCATGGGCTGCTAAGGGTGATTTATCCcatcagcagcagcaacaacaacaacaacaacaacaacaacgacgGAGCGATGAAAGGAGGTCAACTCTGCCACCGGCTACAGAAGTTTTTATattgcagcagcaacaacaacaacaacgaagCGATGAAAGGGGGTTGACTCTGCCACTGGCTACAGAAGGTCATTTAttgcagcagcaacagcagcagcaacaacaacagcaacgaAGCGATGAAAGGGGGTCGACTCTACCATTGGCTACAGAGGGTGATTTATCACAGCAGCAGCAGcgacagcaacagcaacaacaacaacaacaacaacaacagcaacgaAGCGATGAAAGGGGGTCGACTCTACCATTGGCTACAGAGGGTGATTTAtcacagcagcagcagcaacaacaacaacagcaacaacaacaacaacaacggaGTGATGAAAGGGGGTCGACTCTGCCACTGGCTGCAGAGGGTGATTtattgcagcagcagcagcagcagcaacagcggAGCGATGAAATGAGGTCGACTCTGTCACAGGCTACAGAGGGTGGTTTATCGCAGCAGCAACAGAGCAATTCTAGAATTTCTGGCGAGGAAGGAGCATCAACTTTGTGTTGGATGCAAGACTTGCTAGATCTCAACTTAATTCAGGCCGTGAAAGTCAGTTCTATTGGGATAGCTAAGGCATACAGCATTCCCCGTGATCATCCCCTGCTTCAGATCTTAAAAGCTGGCGGTGCCCTCAGGTCTTCTGATGGTGACGGTGGTGAGGTCTGGATTCATAGCATTGCTGATCATTGTGGCAAAGAGGACATCCATTCTCGTCGTATTCACAGTAGCGGTATTTCTCTTGAAGAACTACAACCTTACAGAACTCTCTGTTCTTTCTGGTGCTTCAATTATCCAGGAGGATATAAACCCGGGCAAGAATTAGGAagctttcttaagagatgcatCAATACTTACCAATTGTGGTTTCTTAGGGTTCTTGATCTAGAGGGTGTGTATAAACCTAGTCTACCTGAGTCAATAGGAGAGCTAATTAACTTGCAGTACCTTGGGTTAAGATGGACTTACTTGGATACACTGCCCTCATCTGTCGAGAACTTGCACAACCTCCTGACTCTGGACACTAAACATACCGACATTGGTGATTACCCTACGATTAAGAAAATGACAAAGCTGCAACACCTTTACCTGAACGAGAGGCACCGCAGTGAACTCGTTACACAATTGAGTTCCTTGGGTAACCTCCAAACATTGTCGGGAGTAATTGTTGATGAGTTGAGTCAAGTGAAGGATGGTCTAGACAAGTTAAAAAAACTTAGAAAACTGAGAATGACATGCCGGAAAACGCTTCAGAAAGATGATATGGCCGAGTGGATTGGGGGATTGGAAAACCTTGGGACCTTGAAGTTGACATCCAAAGACCAAGAACCGGAGACATTAAGTGTGTTGTTGCAGAAGCTCAAAAACGTGCAACTCACTCGCATGTATTTGCGGGGACGGTTGGAGGAGTTTGGCTACCATATTCATTTTGGGTGGAACCTCGCTGCACTCACCTTTTCTCTGACAGAACTAAAAATAGACCCAATGCCAATACTGGAGTTGCTACCCAAGCTACAGGTAGTTTGTTTGCTCTCGAAATCCTACATCGGTGTTCGTATGAAATGCTCATCGGAAATGTTCAAAGAGCTTCGAGTCCTGAAAATATGGAAACTAGAGAAGCTAGAGGATTGGATTGTGGAGGATGGAGCAATGGCAAAGCTTGCACAGTTAGAGATCAGATCATGCCAAAAGTTGAAGATGCTCCCAGTTTTACCGAAGGCCCTCGTTGAATTGAAATTAACTGACATGCCTAAGGAATTCACCAGTAAGGTTACAAGGGAGGATAGTCAAAAGGTTGCTCAAGTGAGCTCTGTCATCATAGAAGACATGTCACCCTCTTTCAACACATTAGTTGAGCTCTATACTGGACGAAATTCTGTCTTCAATCAGGTACAT TTAGAAAAGTTAATTGACAGTGAAAGATTCAAAGTAATGAACCTCACTGAGCTAACCTTATCTGAGACCAAATTACAAGCAGACCCAATGCCACTGCTAGAGAAGCTTCCCGATTTAATGGTCCTTATCTTCTCATCCAAATCCTTTGTAGGCAAACATATGGTTTGCTCAAACAGAGGGTTCAAGAAACTTCAGAAGCTAACCATTCAGGAGCTAGAGGAACTGGAGAAATTGACTGTGGAGGATGGAGCAATGCCGGAGCTTAAAGAACTGGAAATCAGATCCTGCAAAATCTTGAAGGTGCTCCATGAAGTATTAGAGAACCTTGAGAAATTGAAGTCATTGAAGTTCACTAAAATGCCTAAGGAGTTCACTGAAAATTTTAAAGCTGATAAAAGGGTCTTCATACAAGATTAG